Proteins from a single region of Runella sp. SP2:
- a CDS encoding NAD(P)H-hydrate dehydratase, translating into MKLFTVPQIRAWDAYTIAHEPISSLQLMERASTAFVKWFCERFDDRCTINVVCGMGNNGGDGLVIGRLLLQKCYNVRIFVVRHSSGGSADFEANLVRLHAMTTVHWITESTDIPHFSAQSLVIDALLGSGLSRPTQGILAEVIQKINASSATIIAVDIASGLFADTPNAPSDIIIKPDYTVSFQCPKLAFVQPQSAEYVGEWQVVDIGLSAAYAEATATPYFFSTASFINDFKISNRRKKYAHKGSFGHALLIGGSYGKIGAIVLSSKACLRSGVGLLTVQTPRCGYDILQTSLPEAMALPDWHWMVNTTVPNLEGYSVVGIGPGLGKDPLTLQLLRELLPKLTAPTVFDADALNLLSENRELLTLLPPNSILTPHPKEFQRLLGHSWQDDFDKLSLLQTFAQQHQVIVCLKGAHTVVAFPNGTLYFNSTGNPGMAMGGSGDVLTGIITGLLAQGISPHQAAIFGVYQHGAAGDRAAQKCTQPGLIASDIINEMGW; encoded by the coding sequence ATGAAACTATTTACTGTTCCCCAAATTCGGGCATGGGATGCTTACACCATTGCTCACGAGCCTATTTCTTCGCTCCAGCTGATGGAACGCGCCTCTACTGCTTTTGTCAAGTGGTTTTGTGAACGATTTGACGACCGTTGCACCATCAACGTCGTTTGTGGTATGGGCAACAATGGCGGCGATGGCCTCGTCATCGGGCGGTTATTACTCCAAAAATGCTACAACGTCCGCATCTTTGTGGTAAGGCACAGTTCGGGAGGTTCGGCTGATTTTGAAGCGAATTTAGTGCGGCTTCACGCAATGACAACCGTTCATTGGATCACAGAAAGCACGGATATTCCCCATTTTTCTGCCCAATCACTGGTCATTGATGCCCTTTTAGGCTCAGGGTTGTCACGTCCTACGCAAGGAATTTTAGCCGAAGTTATTCAAAAGATTAATGCTTCCTCGGCCACCATCATCGCAGTGGACATTGCCAGTGGGCTTTTTGCAGATACGCCCAACGCGCCATCGGACATCATTATCAAACCCGACTATACGGTTTCGTTTCAGTGCCCCAAATTAGCTTTTGTGCAGCCGCAGTCGGCCGAGTACGTAGGAGAATGGCAGGTAGTGGATATTGGACTGAGTGCTGCGTATGCCGAAGCCACCGCTACCCCTTATTTTTTCAGCACAGCCTCCTTCATTAACGATTTTAAAATCTCAAACCGACGAAAAAAATACGCCCACAAAGGTTCTTTTGGGCACGCGCTGCTTATTGGAGGCAGTTACGGAAAAATAGGCGCCATTGTGTTGTCTTCCAAAGCCTGCTTACGCTCGGGCGTAGGTTTATTGACTGTTCAAACTCCGCGTTGTGGTTACGACATTTTACAAACGAGCTTACCCGAAGCAATGGCCTTGCCCGACTGGCATTGGATGGTCAATACCACCGTACCTAACCTTGAGGGTTATAGCGTCGTAGGAATCGGGCCTGGATTAGGCAAAGACCCACTAACCCTTCAACTCCTGCGCGAACTTTTGCCAAAGCTTACCGCACCTACCGTCTTTGATGCAGATGCACTCAATTTACTCAGCGAAAACCGAGAGCTACTCACATTACTCCCGCCAAATTCCATTTTAACGCCACATCCAAAGGAATTTCAACGCCTCTTAGGGCATTCTTGGCAAGATGATTTTGACAAACTTTCTTTGTTACAAACATTTGCCCAACAACACCAAGTAATTGTCTGCCTCAAAGGGGCGCATACCGTGGTGGCATTTCCCAACGGCACCCTCTATTTTAATTCAACAGGCAACCCTGGCATGGCCATGGGAGGTAGCGGCGACGTTCTTACGGGAATCATCACGGGGTTATTGGCCCAAGGTATTTCTCCTCATCAAGCAGCTATTTTTGGGGTTTATCAGCACGGAGCAGCAGGCGACCGAGCCGCCCAAAAATGCACCCAACCTGGCCTTATTGCCTCCGATATTATAAACGAAATGGGCTGGTAA
- a CDS encoding collagen-binding domain-containing protein encodes MTSVLFCSLPFFTAAQNPLASVGKFNIFTQGNATLTTNESEGPVAIGGNLTVGGNYQITTVNVGDLQVGNIPIGLVVGGGVTLTSGQLQMNTQGYVKIGNCTGLTVWYRDNNNAFSPIRITKNTEGYASPSSWIQINTQADGWAGYAQPNQVSSTNNPVCETTSINFASAFTTLKANSSSLAECQGTNVVTENANGEVLTGISGQNLYLDLPASPIAGKPRIWNVSGADLNAINELNLRFTPTASEPLVINVSTGASFTWNVKNQNVGGAMKYIIWNFPSATTLNIEGNATIEGSILAPNAAVVKTANQSNIQGQLVGQSFVHSGGEMHHYPFEGNVDCGVVTCVKPNAGKDTTICVTSIQLKTPASDEVWAFLSSNNNTAATIFTTGLATGLTVSGQYRFVLRRQSDANCNDTIVVTKSSFLLPTITDKSICPGENLTFGYQGLSNVSYLWSTGATTATITVSPTQTTDYRVEVTSSSTGCVFRDTIQVAVSPKPNAGQDITVCETTAKVVAAGTGETWSFLSFNDPNNSSNTDVATIDAQGNIASLDKRGFYRFVLTNSSGCTDTIRVQKTTVVVPEIQLNPICPGTQLTFGYTDSTNFSYAWNTGVTTARITVQPLVTTDYYVTVTSLQTQCTGKDTITVTVLPAPTLTLVSSVCSSDTSKYTTTVTVDNGAVVTSNAGFVSGSGTTFTVTVGSDTTQYTITATLNGCRTRLTINKPICSANCPPIAAPVASSVAICVGTTATLTASNCAVGTVPKWYDSAALTTEVGSGISFTTPALTQARNYYVACVSSTASTCKSTGVQVGVTMKPYPTFSGVIANCAAGNSIYSITITSTGTVTVSSPSGTTISGTGTYTISNVTAGQNLVLTSTLNGCTKDTTIIAPNCACIPTTPTALAANVGICEGVAIPTPTFTALVGENTTVDWYSAATGGTLLASNTLTFSVTAVGTYYMQAKSTASGCNNEVNGVRIPVTLAISPKPTFTVQAQNPTCQGGTSLNNGSVALTLATVGQFFAFNTTGAATLPTAASEGTEISSLPTTIAQNIANTTASTTYYVRVFSNEGCYKDTSVVVNPTPCVGNCPTITAVDATDTLCSGYYGEGMTVQVSDTSKFIKFVYFTSPQTGNNMYSGGTLLEEVKPQNFVASAPNGVPGLNLPVNNGTAPVKYYMYAILSVPPTNEPNCFPFAEKVYTVLPLPKFELDSIPACTGDTTYTVTLKISSQGTYNVTVATGIASIGNGPIPVGVTQTLTGVVGGGLMTSLQLKTTGGNIIFVQDANGCAAAAVAPSPSFKPCEGAYDLALSKSIDKKVAKVGDNLTYTIKVWNEGQSTATNVSVKDSLNAGVEYVTYASATGNYDFNSKTWTIGSIAPGDTAVLLLVVKVVAQGVWFNTAEICTMTEKDQDSTPCNGNTEEDDIDSECFTVPLEVCLGDAIQASIPEKYQNVQWFKDGGQTPVATGNTILITEIGTYTFTASSNACPADGCCPIIVEASNNCCPADLCVPFTIKQTKKGGVPIKK; translated from the coding sequence ATGACATCCGTACTTTTCTGCTCACTTCCTTTCTTTACAGCTGCGCAGAATCCACTTGCCAGTGTGGGCAAGTTTAACATTTTTACCCAAGGTAATGCCACATTGACAACCAACGAAAGTGAAGGCCCCGTTGCCATCGGAGGTAATTTGACCGTGGGAGGTAATTACCAAATAACGACGGTCAATGTGGGTGATTTACAAGTAGGGAATATCCCGATTGGACTTGTGGTAGGTGGTGGAGTAACGCTGACTTCGGGGCAGTTGCAAATGAACACCCAAGGGTACGTTAAAATAGGAAATTGCACAGGGTTAACGGTTTGGTATAGAGATAACAACAACGCTTTCTCGCCAATACGTATCACCAAAAATACGGAAGGGTATGCTTCTCCAAGTAGCTGGATTCAAATTAATACGCAAGCGGATGGCTGGGCTGGATATGCCCAACCTAACCAAGTAAGCAGCACCAATAACCCCGTTTGTGAAACCACTTCTATCAATTTTGCATCCGCATTTACTACGCTAAAGGCCAATTCCTCGTCGCTTGCAGAATGCCAAGGGACGAATGTCGTAACGGAGAATGCCAATGGGGAGGTTTTGACGGGTATTTCGGGACAAAACCTATATTTAGATTTGCCTGCAAGCCCGATTGCGGGCAAGCCCCGTATTTGGAATGTATCGGGAGCGGATTTGAACGCCATTAATGAACTGAACTTACGCTTTACGCCTACGGCAAGCGAACCCCTCGTTATTAATGTATCGACCGGTGCTTCCTTTACTTGGAATGTGAAAAACCAGAATGTGGGCGGGGCGATGAAGTATATTATCTGGAATTTCCCTAGTGCAACAACGCTCAACATCGAAGGAAATGCAACGATTGAAGGTAGTATCCTAGCGCCTAATGCTGCTGTGGTGAAAACGGCCAACCAATCGAATATTCAGGGACAGTTAGTGGGACAGTCTTTTGTGCATTCGGGGGGCGAAATGCACCATTATCCATTTGAAGGGAATGTTGACTGCGGAGTTGTAACTTGTGTAAAGCCCAACGCAGGAAAAGATACGACAATTTGTGTGACGTCCATTCAGCTGAAAACGCCAGCTTCGGACGAAGTTTGGGCGTTTCTTTCTTCAAATAATAACACTGCCGCCACCATTTTTACCACTGGCCTGGCTACTGGTTTGACGGTTTCGGGGCAATATAGATTTGTGCTCAGAAGACAATCAGACGCCAATTGTAACGATACAATCGTTGTGACAAAATCTAGCTTTTTGTTGCCAACCATCACTGATAAGTCGATTTGCCCAGGAGAAAACCTGACTTTTGGTTACCAAGGGTTGTCGAATGTCAGTTACTTATGGAGCACGGGCGCAACCACAGCCACGATTACCGTAAGCCCAACCCAAACTACCGATTACCGTGTGGAAGTTACATCTTCATCAACGGGTTGTGTATTTAGAGATACGATTCAAGTGGCGGTTTCACCCAAACCAAACGCGGGCCAAGACATCACCGTTTGTGAAACTACGGCCAAGGTAGTTGCGGCAGGTACGGGTGAAACATGGTCGTTTTTGTCTTTCAACGACCCTAATAATAGTTCAAACACCGACGTCGCGACCATTGACGCACAGGGTAATATCGCAAGTTTGGATAAAAGAGGTTTCTATCGGTTTGTTTTGACCAACAGCAGTGGTTGTACAGATACCATACGAGTTCAAAAAACGACGGTCGTTGTGCCCGAAATTCAGCTGAATCCAATTTGTCCAGGCACTCAATTGACTTTTGGATATACCGATAGCACAAATTTCTCCTACGCTTGGAATACAGGTGTAACCACCGCGCGCATTACGGTACAGCCCTTGGTGACAACCGATTATTACGTCACTGTCACGTCGTTGCAGACCCAATGTACAGGCAAAGATACAATCACCGTTACGGTACTTCCTGCGCCAACACTTACTTTGGTGTCGTCCGTTTGTTCGTCAGATACGTCAAAATATACGACCACTGTCACCGTTGACAATGGGGCGGTCGTTACCTCAAACGCAGGCTTTGTTAGCGGAAGTGGCACGACCTTCACTGTCACCGTTGGAAGTGATACAACACAATATACCATCACGGCAACCCTAAACGGTTGTCGGACTCGTCTCACGATAAATAAACCCATTTGTAGTGCCAACTGCCCACCGATAGCAGCCCCTGTTGCATCGAGTGTAGCGATTTGTGTAGGTACAACAGCGACTTTAACAGCGTCCAATTGTGCAGTGGGTACTGTGCCAAAATGGTACGATTCAGCAGCATTAACGACAGAAGTTGGTAGTGGTATTAGCTTCACAACGCCTGCTTTGACACAGGCTCGCAATTATTACGTTGCTTGTGTTAGTTCAACGGCGTCCACCTGTAAAAGTACAGGAGTACAGGTTGGGGTAACAATGAAACCTTATCCTACTTTCAGTGGTGTTATCGCCAATTGTGCCGCAGGTAATTCAATTTACTCAATTACCATTACCTCTACGGGTACTGTGACGGTAAGTTCACCGTCAGGAACCACCATTTCAGGAACAGGGACTTATACCATTTCAAACGTAACCGCAGGGCAGAACCTGGTCTTGACTTCTACTTTGAATGGCTGTACAAAGGATACGACTATCATTGCCCCTAACTGTGCTTGTATTCCAACGACTCCGACAGCATTGGCGGCAAACGTGGGAATTTGTGAAGGAGTCGCTATTCCTACCCCGACTTTCACCGCATTAGTAGGTGAAAATACCACGGTAGATTGGTACAGTGCAGCCACTGGAGGAACGCTTTTGGCTTCTAATACGCTCACATTCAGTGTTACAGCGGTAGGTACTTACTATATGCAGGCCAAAAGCACAGCCTCAGGTTGTAACAATGAAGTAAACGGCGTGCGCATTCCAGTGACGTTGGCCATCAGTCCTAAACCGACGTTTACGGTGCAAGCTCAAAACCCGACTTGTCAAGGTGGTACATCCTTGAATAATGGTAGTGTGGCACTTACGTTGGCTACGGTGGGTCAGTTCTTCGCTTTTAACACTACAGGAGCAGCAACGCTACCAACGGCAGCGTCGGAAGGTACTGAAATCAGCAGCCTGCCTACGACCATTGCCCAAAATATTGCTAATACAACCGCCTCAACTACCTACTATGTACGGGTGTTTAGCAACGAAGGTTGTTACAAAGACACCTCGGTAGTGGTAAATCCTACCCCATGCGTCGGCAACTGTCCAACCATTACAGCGGTTGATGCCACCGATACGCTTTGCTCGGGCTATTATGGTGAGGGTATGACAGTTCAGGTTTCAGATACTTCTAAATTTATAAAATTTGTCTATTTCACTTCGCCACAAACAGGAAATAACATGTATTCGGGGGGCACGCTATTGGAGGAAGTGAAACCGCAGAACTTTGTTGCCAGTGCTCCCAACGGAGTGCCTGGGTTAAATTTGCCTGTAAATAACGGGACTGCTCCAGTAAAATACTATATGTATGCCATCCTGAGTGTGCCACCTACCAATGAACCTAACTGTTTCCCGTTTGCAGAAAAGGTTTACACGGTGCTGCCATTACCCAAATTTGAGTTGGATTCGATTCCTGCTTGTACGGGTGATACCACTTACACGGTTACGCTCAAGATTTCGAGCCAAGGTACTTATAATGTCACAGTGGCTACTGGTATAGCGAGCATCGGAAATGGCCCAATTCCAGTAGGTGTAACCCAGACCCTTACAGGGGTAGTGGGTGGGGGTCTAATGACCAGTTTGCAATTAAAAACGACGGGTGGAAACATCATTTTTGTACAAGATGCCAATGGATGTGCGGCGGCGGCGGTAGCGCCTTCGCCATCATTCAAGCCATGCGAAGGGGCATACGACCTAGCACTTAGTAAATCCATTGATAAAAAAGTAGCCAAAGTAGGGGATAACCTCACTTACACCATAAAGGTATGGAACGAGGGGCAATCAACGGCTACCAATGTTTCGGTTAAAGATAGCCTAAACGCAGGTGTGGAGTACGTTACCTATGCTTCTGCAACTGGAAATTATGACTTTAACAGTAAAACATGGACAATCGGCTCAATCGCGCCAGGAGATACAGCGGTGCTGTTATTGGTTGTCAAAGTGGTGGCACAAGGCGTGTGGTTTAATACCGCTGAGATATGTACCATGACCGAAAAAGACCAAGATTCAACACCTTGCAATGGCAATACCGAAGAAGATGATATTGACAGTGAGTGCTTTACGGTTCCGTTGGAAGTTTGTTTAGGTGATGCGATTCAAGCATCTATTCCCGAAAAATACCAAAATGTACAATGGTTTAAAGATGGTGGACAAACGCCCGTGGCTACAGGCAACACTATTCTTATTACCGAAATAGGTACTTATACATTTACGGCCTCGTCAAATGCCTGCCCAGCCGATGGATGTTGTCCCATCATTGTTGAAGCCAGCAACAACTGCTGCCCTGCTGATTTGTGCGTGCCATTCACGATTAAACAAACCAAAAAAGGCGGTGTGCCCATCAAAAAGTAA
- the trmD gene encoding tRNA (guanosine(37)-N1)-methyltransferase TrmD has product MRIDIITCLPRLLDSFFEHSILKRAQEGGHVEVVVHDLRDYSLNKQRQVDDYAFGGGAGMVLTIEPIARCIRKLQSERTYDEVIYVTPDGERLNQKTSNRLSLTENLIILCGHYKGVDERVRTHFITKEISIGDYVLSGGELAACVIADSIIRLIPGVLNDETSALTDSFQDNLLAPPVYTRPADFEGWKVPDILLSGHEAKISDWRFQQSLERTQARRPDLLP; this is encoded by the coding sequence ATGCGCATTGACATCATCACTTGTTTGCCTCGTTTGTTAGATAGTTTTTTTGAACACTCTATTTTGAAACGTGCCCAAGAGGGTGGGCATGTAGAGGTGGTTGTGCACGACTTGCGCGACTATAGTCTCAACAAACAACGCCAAGTGGATGATTATGCCTTTGGAGGTGGTGCTGGAATGGTGCTCACCATCGAGCCCATTGCGCGCTGTATTCGAAAACTTCAGAGCGAACGCACCTACGATGAGGTGATTTACGTAACGCCCGATGGCGAGCGCCTCAACCAAAAAACATCCAACCGCCTGTCGCTCACCGAAAATTTAATCATTCTTTGTGGGCACTACAAGGGGGTGGATGAGCGGGTGAGAACGCATTTTATTACCAAAGAAATTAGCATTGGAGATTATGTACTATCTGGTGGCGAGTTGGCTGCTTGCGTCATTGCCGATTCAATTATTCGCCTTATTCCAGGGGTTCTAAACGACGAAACCTCCGCCCTTACCGATTCTTTTCAAGACAATTTATTGGCGCCCCCTGTTTATACGCGCCCTGCTGATTTTGAAGGTTGGAAAGTTCCTGACATTCTACTTTCGGGGCACGAAGCCAAAATTTCTGATTGGCGCTTTCAACAATCGTTAGAACGCACACAAGCGCGGCGTCCTGACCTTCTGCCTTAA
- the rimM gene encoding ribosome maturation factor RimM (Essential for efficient processing of 16S rRNA): MQHNDCFQLGHITRTHGTKGEVVIFLDVDFPDDYEQMESVFVEIKGQLIPYFIQQINIQRGNKAIVKFEDIHSIEQATPLINCPLFLPEDTLDELDGSKFYYHEIVGFRVLDATLGALGLVTTVYTMATQDLIAMEYQGQEVLIPVNDDIIKGVNRQEKVMNVVLPEGLVDVYTEGTNAVADDDDSEIED, translated from the coding sequence ATGCAGCATAACGATTGTTTTCAACTCGGCCACATCACCCGTACCCATGGGACGAAAGGAGAGGTGGTTATCTTCCTGGACGTTGACTTTCCTGACGACTACGAGCAGATGGAGTCTGTCTTTGTCGAAATAAAAGGGCAGTTAATTCCTTATTTTATCCAGCAAATCAATATTCAACGGGGAAATAAAGCCATCGTGAAGTTTGAAGATATTCATTCAATTGAACAGGCTACTCCGCTGATTAATTGTCCACTTTTCTTGCCAGAAGATACCCTCGATGAACTGGACGGTTCAAAGTTTTACTACCACGAAATTGTTGGTTTTAGAGTTTTAGACGCTACGTTGGGTGCACTAGGCTTGGTGACAACTGTCTATACCATGGCTACACAAGACCTGATTGCGATGGAGTATCAGGGACAAGAAGTGCTCATTCCTGTCAATGATGATATTATCAAAGGCGTAAATCGCCAAGAAAAAGTGATGAATGTAGTTCTTCCTGAAGGTTTAGTGGATGTTTATACCGAAGGAACGAACGCCGTCGCTGATGACGATGATAGTGAAATAGAAGATTAA
- a CDS encoding 30S ribosomal protein S16 translates to MVRIRLARRGRKKGAMYDIVVADAKAPRDGRFIEKLGTYNPIANPAKVVLNVDKAVKWLLNGAQPTDTTRALLSHEGVMLRKHLQVGVRKGAITQEVADARFEAWKQEKASRNDAKSEGLTKKQADEKLAKLDAERKVNEARAAAIAQKNAVAVAEVEAAAEEAAPAEGAAE, encoded by the coding sequence ATGGTAAGAATTCGTTTAGCGCGTCGCGGACGCAAAAAAGGAGCAATGTACGACATCGTCGTAGCAGATGCTAAAGCACCACGTGATGGTCGTTTCATTGAAAAATTGGGTACGTATAACCCAATTGCTAACCCTGCAAAAGTTGTTTTGAACGTTGACAAAGCGGTAAAATGGCTTTTAAATGGTGCTCAGCCTACAGATACTACTCGTGCGCTTTTGAGCCACGAAGGTGTAATGTTGCGTAAGCACTTGCAAGTAGGGGTAAGAAAAGGGGCAATCACTCAAGAAGTTGCTGATGCTCGTTTTGAAGCTTGGAAACAAGAAAAAGCTTCACGTAATGATGCCAAATCTGAAGGCTTGACCAAAAAACAAGCAGATGAGAAATTGGCAAAACTAGATGCAGAACGCAAAGTGAATGAAGCACGTGCGGCCGCTATTGCACAGAAAAATGCAGTAGCAGTAGCAGAAGTTGAGGCAGCAGCCGAAGAGGCAGCCCCAGCCGAAGGAGCAGCTGAATAA
- a CDS encoding OmpA family protein, with translation MKKINLLSTLFLLSLAVAKTNAQSPSPKNAGYEGPNKLNTWALTITPALTQFYGDLRQYDFKLGPEEHLTGGLGLALHKQVTPIFGASLNFWTGNLNGSKERIYNAHFESKGFLQTTINAHANLKPILFGYNKLKRWKWDVYAGYGYMWFNSRVYRLGTGKSVELIRTNTNRSSKTAGEWERDGSTYTREIVFPIGSAIHFEASPRIDIGLDFTLNHVNTEKLDVTYGGGGSEQYPRQDIWLFRKGDSKLDKWGSVGLSLTYKIGKNAVMAKKDAKGNWVHDPAKGRYHLRYTNPLDLIAPPYNPTMNDADSIAKANMPKPVDPRLFTDTDGDGVADLFDKEPNTPTNSIVSGGGVAMDLEKYVKDIIAKNLPKEECEAMFGNIEFDTDKAIIKDPSQQILKQVIDLLNVRPNCRAVIVGHTDARASDNYNFQLSKRRVEAAKRYLIRNGMQDPSRVLVEYYGELRPVSDNKSVEGMSRNRRVEIRILPMNSIRSSYPAGFRTGKKKDQEPSKVAKEPKKKK, from the coding sequence ATGAAAAAAATTAATTTACTGTCCACTCTATTTTTGTTATCGTTGGCTGTCGCAAAGACCAATGCGCAGTCGCCTAGCCCTAAAAACGCGGGCTACGAAGGTCCAAACAAGTTAAATACATGGGCACTTACAATTACCCCAGCTCTTACCCAATTTTATGGGGATCTTCGTCAGTATGATTTTAAACTCGGCCCCGAAGAACATTTGACGGGTGGCCTTGGGCTTGCGCTCCACAAGCAAGTAACGCCTATTTTTGGCGCTAGTCTTAATTTTTGGACTGGAAACCTGAATGGTTCAAAAGAGCGTATTTACAACGCCCATTTTGAAAGTAAAGGGTTTTTACAAACCACAATCAACGCTCACGCAAACCTCAAGCCGATTTTGTTTGGATACAATAAACTGAAACGCTGGAAGTGGGATGTGTATGCTGGTTATGGCTACATGTGGTTCAACTCGCGGGTGTATCGCTTAGGTACTGGCAAATCAGTTGAATTGATTCGTACCAATACCAACCGAAGCTCTAAAACAGCAGGTGAGTGGGAACGCGACGGTTCGACTTATACCCGTGAAATTGTTTTCCCAATTGGTTCTGCCATTCATTTTGAAGCATCTCCTCGAATCGACATTGGTTTAGATTTTACCCTCAATCACGTAAATACGGAGAAATTAGACGTAACTTACGGTGGAGGTGGTTCAGAACAATACCCTCGCCAAGATATTTGGTTGTTTAGAAAAGGCGATTCAAAATTAGATAAGTGGGGAAGCGTTGGCCTTTCGCTAACTTATAAAATAGGCAAGAATGCGGTGATGGCGAAAAAAGATGCCAAAGGAAACTGGGTACATGACCCTGCCAAAGGTCGCTACCACTTGCGCTACACCAACCCATTGGATTTGATTGCGCCGCCGTATAACCCTACCATGAACGACGCAGACTCGATTGCTAAAGCAAATATGCCTAAGCCAGTTGATCCACGCTTGTTTACCGATACAGATGGTGATGGTGTAGCTGATTTGTTTGATAAAGAACCCAACACACCAACCAACAGCATCGTGTCTGGGGGCGGGGTTGCGATGGATTTGGAAAAATACGTGAAAGACATCATTGCGAAAAATTTGCCTAAAGAAGAGTGCGAAGCGATGTTTGGTAATATTGAGTTTGATACTGATAAAGCCATCATCAAAGACCCATCTCAGCAAATCTTGAAGCAAGTAATTGACCTCTTGAACGTGCGTCCAAACTGCCGCGCGGTGATTGTAGGCCATACCGATGCCCGTGCGTCTGATAATTATAACTTCCAGTTGTCGAAGCGCCGGGTGGAAGCTGCCAAACGTTATCTGATTCGTAACGGTATGCAAGACCCAAGCCGCGTATTGGTAGAATACTACGGAGAGCTGCGCCCAGTATCTGATAATAAGTCAGTGGAAGGTATGAGCCGTAACCGTCGGGTAGAGATTCGTATTTTGCCAATGAACTCGATTCGTTCTTCTTATCCTGCAGGCTTCCGTACGGGTAAAAAGAAAGACCAAGAGCCAAGTAAAGTAGCCAAAGAGCCTAAAAAGAAGAAATAA
- a CDS encoding DUF4403 family protein, which yields MLQKQPFVICFHFSKSLLFLPVVCFLVVTGCQPSTTTQPKAPTESYKHTNMDIQSEKHRSTVHVPIELSIAELTRHLNTQVQGLIYEDNDRQEGFKIKVWKRALIAAEARDSLLYYTVPLKIWGEKSYQVLGITGAQATEFQINLKFMTRFGVDPDWKVRSQTVSAGFDWVTKPSIKVANIEIPITGIISRKISENLETFSKAIDKNIQESIEVKPYVVQAWNLIREPRQLSEEYRTWLVVTPTDILMTPFQVDKGKISTSIGIRGFTQTLTGEKPTIKPATEIPNLMIVKDIPKGFQIGLIGVVPYEEASKLAATQFVGKRFDFKEGKYKIEVTSVDIYGQNDKLIIKSGVKGSINGVIYLKGIPHYDAASRTLSLKNVDYDLDTKNVLLKTANWLLQGKFAKQIEQQFVFSVGDQVDEAQKAIRQQLTNRKVAKGVAFGGRLDRLDPDQVYLTPTSLVALIVAKGQIDVKIDGLL from the coding sequence ATGCTACAAAAACAGCCATTTGTTATTTGTTTTCACTTTTCAAAGTCGTTGCTTTTTTTACCCGTAGTTTGTTTTTTAGTAGTAACAGGTTGCCAGCCATCCACCACCACGCAGCCTAAAGCACCTACTGAATCGTATAAACACACGAACATGGATATTCAGAGTGAGAAACATAGATCGACGGTTCACGTTCCCATCGAGTTGTCGATTGCCGAACTGACGCGCCACCTCAATACACAAGTGCAAGGCTTGATTTATGAAGATAACGACCGCCAAGAAGGATTTAAAATAAAAGTGTGGAAAAGGGCGCTCATTGCAGCGGAAGCCCGCGATTCGCTGTTATACTATACTGTTCCGCTGAAAATTTGGGGAGAAAAATCGTACCAAGTGCTAGGAATTACGGGTGCACAAGCGACCGAATTTCAAATCAATCTCAAATTTATGACGCGCTTTGGCGTTGACCCCGACTGGAAAGTGCGTTCTCAGACGGTATCTGCAGGGTTTGATTGGGTGACTAAGCCGAGCATTAAAGTAGCCAACATCGAAATCCCAATTACGGGAATCATCAGCCGTAAAATTTCCGAAAACCTTGAGACGTTTTCCAAGGCCATTGATAAAAACATTCAAGAGAGCATCGAAGTAAAACCATACGTAGTGCAGGCATGGAACCTTATCAGAGAGCCGCGCCAATTGTCGGAAGAATACCGTACTTGGCTGGTTGTTACTCCGACTGATATTTTAATGACACCGTTCCAAGTAGATAAAGGAAAAATCAGTACAAGTATCGGCATCAGGGGCTTTACCCAAACCCTCACGGGGGAAAAACCAACCATCAAACCTGCGACTGAAATTCCTAATTTGATGATTGTGAAAGATATTCCCAAAGGCTTTCAGATTGGCTTGATTGGGGTCGTGCCTTACGAAGAAGCGTCGAAGCTAGCAGCTACGCAATTTGTAGGAAAACGGTTTGATTTTAAAGAAGGAAAATACAAAATTGAGGTGACGAGTGTTGATATTTATGGTCAGAACGATAAGCTGATTATCAAATCAGGCGTGAAGGGAAGTATCAATGGCGTCATTTATTTGAAAGGAATTCCGCATTATGATGCAGCGTCACGAACGTTATCGTTGAAAAATGTTGATTATGATTTAGACACCAAGAATGTGTTATTGAAAACGGCCAACTGGCTCTTACAAGGAAAATTTGCCAAACAGATAGAACAGCAGTTTGTGTTTTCGGTAGGTGATCAGGTGGATGAAGCGCAAAAAGCTATTCGCCAACAGCTTACAAACCGAAAAGTGGCAAAAGGAGTTGCATTTGGAGGACGATTAGACCGTCTTGACCCCGATCAAGTCTATCTAACGCCGACCTCTTTGGTAGCATTAATTGTGGCAAAAGGACAGATTGACGTCAAAATAGACGGCTTATTGTAG